In Phocoena phocoena chromosome 19, mPhoPho1.1, whole genome shotgun sequence, a genomic segment contains:
- the TEFM gene encoding transcription elongation factor, mitochondrial encodes MNVPSLLLAGGRWRCFPVPLGFSLFQGLHNSCCRKESTAPKKIIPHVDFSDENAKESGKALDKLFSSEQQASILHVLNTASNKELEAFTLLRGKKSLSIVEHREKFGPFQNLESLMNVPLFQYKTTIQVCNSILNPETGGKKRKLQENRLLRKLIKPEIGRERLKAINSIVSIVSGTRRIAWAHLDRKLAVLDWQQTEYCRLMKGTYLSSVYLEEISSVISKMPKADFYVLEKTGPSFQNSSLFPILLHFHIMEAMLYALLNTTFTQDGHHQVLSMNRNAVGRHFELMIGDTRTSGKEVVKQLLSESVLKEEPRVFFPLDKIVHYRQMFSSTEQYRVEELYDSLLQAIAFYELAVFNTES; translated from the exons ATGAACGTCCCTAGTCTCCTCTTGGCGGGAG GGAGGTGGAGATGTTTTCCAGTTCCATTAGGGTTCTCCTTATTCCAGGGCCTACATAATTCCTGCTGTCGGAAAGAATCCACTGCACCAAAGAAAATTATTCCCCATGTTGATTTTTCCGATGAAAACGCAAAGGAGTCTGGAAAGGCACTTGACAAGCTCTTCTCTTCAGAACAGCAGGCTTCCATCTTGCATGTGTTGAATACAGCGTCTAATAAAGAACTTGAAGCTTTCACATTGCTTCGTGGAAAAAAGTCCCTCAGtattgtagagcacagagaaaagTTTGGGCCATTTCAGAATTTGGAGAGTTTAATGAATGTGCCCTTGTTCCAGTATAAAACCACCATTCAAGTTTGTAACTCCATTCTTAATCCAGagactggagggaaaaaaaggaagttacAGGAAAATCGGCTCTTGAGAAAGCTCATCAAACCAGAAATAGGAAGAGAGAGACTTAAg GCAATTAATAGTATTGTATCCATTGTTTCTGGTACTCGAAGAATTGCCTGGGCTCACCTTGATCGTAAACTGGCAGTGCTGGACTGGCAGCAAACTGAATACTGCCGACTGATGAAAGGAACATACCTATCGTCGGTCTATTTAGAAGAG atttcttcagttatttcaAAGATGCCTAAAGCCGACTTCTATGTCCTGGAGAAAACAGGACCTTCATTTCAGAACTCATCTCTGTTTCCTATACTATTACATTTTCATATCATGGAAGCCATGCTGTATGCCTTGCTGAATACAACTTTTAcccaggatggccatcatcaggTGCTGAGCATGAATCGAAATGCAGTGGGGAGGCACTTTGAACTGATGATCGGTGACACACGGACTAGTGGAAAAGAGGTAGTGAAGCAGCTCCTCTCAGAGTCTGTACTGAAAGAAGAGCCTCGGGTATTCTTCCCACTAGATAAGATAGTCCACTACAGACAGATGTTTTCATCTACTGAACAATACAGGGTAGAAGAGTTATATGATTCATTATTACAAGCTATTGCCTTTTATGAATTGGCAGTTTTTAATACTGAATCTTAA